The following proteins are encoded in a genomic region of Oscillospiraceae bacterium:
- a CDS encoding ATP-binding protein: protein MNIADQIKIQQDNSGMLRRALERIIQLYTDKAHFIYELLQNAEDAEAKSIKFVQYKDRLEVYHDGKPFTEENLQRLCDIGQSDKAGNLNQIGEFGVGFKSVFGICDTVKLYSMPQNYKGQLPNNANPFAVQIYDFVHPEDIPQTEIESDFTTKFVFPYSCGKSFSGYRSIDILNNGLKQRLQNLGITTLLFMNNLSLIEYKINIEGSRIEGKYQLDKKLLNDHCSLVSALGESTLKNEEKISYLKFSRRIDYNSHRTVDIAFPVKVSDDGKYECQKLKSPYISVYFPTETESKLDFIVQGPYRTTPNRSSIPCDDLDNIQLAKETGILLSESIRELRNTKNLNMSFIRALPTNAARFEHFGLFGTLFETTRKQLSNEKILPCKRGGYTSALTAKIARNEKLAELITDGLLSELIHDYCEYHWLPTFLTESNQEYRYLYDFFSNEMKIEVIRPESLRGYFDKNPDFLPARSNSWLIELYRILETVPYAFSKSGQNLLTSNIVKTSAGAFMAPYRKIGSQFLPNVFLPSKNITSKDINIVDSEIYEKCKDFFDNILQLEKPNEYEFFINDFKKRSEESIDTSKHIEDVKILLKYKANPAYTEEIVEMMKNYLVLRCKNKNENKFINPYKNRIYLPCSETGIDIEAYFRNIADRYIIDADFYENNGVSIQNLLEFNLFDTLVTGIEKTTGIYYSSNRHPDWSTNGDFRYRFSMECISEALKYISLHPGNKDSILKSKAIFQTLLENEAQLTGKLIIKGNTPDINHAYCDLISLLRREKCHSEWNGNWLYTESNELVSQNQITKHDLNHSIYGNVSPDSSIYEMLGFKKSSDDLLAELNKDYDNIPVSKREAYFAIELARRYGITPDDLKTKFSGGSGKENSHPEEYPFPIGRVKNWQALKKHAAEMLIYANPVEYDFKVRHIRVSNCAAEIRAYLMNIYRYDGIYKYACQMCHKPNIFEYAQIFNDPKVELDPMNLCLCPNCASEYKILRNNSVIMDNLKNDLLSYNEKTVHDDSHIAFFVGNKELWFAQTHFAEIHELLKLQKDISEGRHAQTDSVSNTGARNEDEFKSKDGLNVYKAYIGKRVFHRISKFSGKVTACDGKYIFVLAEDGDKQGEIIKYALSNCIKDNLLKIIDQKVG, encoded by the coding sequence ATGAACATCGCCGATCAAATTAAAATCCAACAAGACAATAGCGGAATGCTCAGAAGAGCGCTTGAACGAATCATCCAGCTTTATACCGATAAAGCACATTTTATTTACGAACTGCTGCAGAATGCGGAGGATGCGGAAGCAAAAAGCATTAAGTTCGTTCAATATAAGGATCGCTTGGAGGTATATCATGATGGGAAACCGTTTACGGAAGAGAATCTCCAAAGGCTGTGTGATATTGGGCAATCCGACAAGGCGGGAAATTTAAATCAAATCGGCGAATTCGGAGTCGGCTTTAAATCCGTTTTCGGCATTTGTGACACTGTTAAACTTTATAGTATGCCACAGAATTATAAGGGGCAGCTTCCTAATAACGCAAACCCTTTTGCCGTTCAGATATATGACTTTGTTCATCCTGAAGATATTCCGCAAACAGAAATCGAATCCGATTTCACGACTAAGTTTGTATTCCCCTATAGTTGCGGCAAGTCATTTTCAGGTTATCGTTCCATTGATATTTTAAACAACGGTCTCAAGCAAAGATTACAAAACTTAGGTATTACGACGCTTTTATTTATGAACAATCTTTCTTTAATTGAATATAAAATAAATATCGAAGGTTCAAGAATTGAAGGCAAATATCAACTTGATAAAAAATTGTTGAATGATCATTGCTCTTTGGTATCTGCTCTTGGGGAATCCACATTAAAAAACGAAGAAAAAATTTCGTATTTAAAATTTTCGCGCCGCATTGATTATAATTCACATAGAACAGTGGATATCGCTTTCCCGGTCAAAGTGAGTGATGACGGAAAATACGAATGTCAAAAGCTCAAGTCACCTTATATTTCGGTGTACTTTCCAACGGAAACAGAGAGTAAACTGGATTTTATCGTGCAGGGTCCTTACAGAACAACACCAAACCGCAGCAGCATCCCTTGTGACGATCTCGATAATATTCAATTGGCAAAAGAGACCGGTATTTTGCTCAGCGAAAGTATCAGAGAGCTAAGGAATACTAAAAATCTCAATATGAGCTTTATCAGGGCGTTGCCTACTAATGCCGCAAGATTCGAACACTTTGGGTTGTTCGGTACTTTATTTGAAACAACAAGAAAACAACTATCTAATGAAAAAATCCTCCCATGTAAACGCGGTGGCTATACCTCTGCTCTAACAGCCAAAATCGCACGAAATGAAAAACTGGCAGAACTGATTACCGATGGTTTGTTGTCTGAATTAATTCACGATTACTGCGAATACCATTGGCTGCCGACTTTTCTCACTGAATCAAATCAGGAGTATAGGTATTTATATGATTTTTTTTCGAACGAAATGAAGATAGAAGTGATACGGCCTGAATCGCTTAGGGGTTACTTTGATAAAAATCCCGACTTTTTACCCGCGCGCAGCAACTCTTGGCTTATTGAACTTTACAGGATTCTTGAAACCGTACCTTATGCCTTTTCAAAAAGCGGTCAAAACCTGCTTACGTCAAACATTGTGAAAACATCCGCCGGGGCTTTTATGGCACCCTATCGAAAAATCGGCTCACAGTTTTTACCGAATGTTTTTCTTCCGTCGAAAAATATCACCTCCAAGGATATCAATATTGTCGATAGTGAAATCTATGAAAAATGTAAAGATTTTTTTGATAACATCCTTCAGCTCGAAAAGCCCAATGAATATGAGTTCTTTATTAATGATTTCAAAAAACGATCTGAAGAAAGCATTGATACATCGAAGCATATCGAGGATGTTAAAATACTTTTAAAATATAAAGCTAACCCGGCATATACCGAAGAAATCGTGGAGATGATGAAAAATTATCTCGTTTTACGCTGCAAGAACAAAAACGAAAACAAATTCATCAATCCATATAAAAACAGGATATATTTGCCCTGTTCAGAAACAGGAATTGATATTGAAGCGTATTTTCGAAATATTGCCGATCGATATATAATTGATGCCGATTTCTACGAAAATAACGGAGTTTCAATTCAAAACTTATTGGAATTTAATCTTTTTGATACTCTAGTAACCGGCATTGAGAAAACTACCGGCATTTATTATAGCAGCAATCGTCATCCGGATTGGTCTACTAACGGAGATTTTCGTTACAGATTTTCGATGGAATGCATTTCCGAGGCATTAAAATATATTTCTTTACATCCGGGCAACAAGGACTCAATACTAAAATCAAAAGCCATATTTCAGACATTATTGGAAAATGAAGCACAGCTTACCGGTAAACTTATTATCAAAGGGAATACGCCGGATATTAATCATGCATATTGTGATTTGATATCCTTACTACGACGAGAAAAATGCCATTCCGAATGGAATGGAAATTGGTTGTATACCGAATCAAATGAACTGGTTTCGCAAAACCAAATCACAAAGCACGACTTAAATCATTCGATTTACGGCAATGTCAGTCCTGATTCATCCATTTATGAAATGCTTGGATTTAAAAAGAGCTCAGATGATCTTTTAGCTGAGTTGAATAAGGATTATGATAATATTCCCGTGAGCAAACGTGAAGCATATTTTGCTATTGAACTGGCAAGAAGATACGGTATTACTCCCGATGATTTGAAAACAAAGTTTAGTGGGGGAAGCGGAAAAGAAAATTCGCACCCTGAGGAATACCCATTTCCGATCGGAAGGGTTAAAAACTGGCAAGCATTAAAGAAACATGCTGCTGAAATGCTTATTTATGCAAATCCTGTTGAGTATGATTTTAAAGTTCGACATATACGGGTCAGCAATTGTGCAGCCGAAATCAGAGCCTATTTGATGAACATATATCGTTATGACGGCATATATAAATACGCCTGCCAAATGTGTCACAAACCGAATATATTTGAGTATGCTCAGATTTTTAATGACCCGAAAGTCGAACTCGATCCTATGAATCTATGCTTATGCCCTAATTGTGCATCGGAATACAAAATTCTAAGAAATAATTCAGTTATCATGGACAATCTCAAAAATGACTTGTTGAGTTACAACGAAAAAACTGTACATGATGACAGCCATATCGCCTTTTTTGTTGGCAATAAAGAATTATGGTTTGCTCAAACGCATTTTGCGGAGATTCATGAACTCTTAAAACTTCAAAAGGATATTTCTGAAGGCAGACATGCTCAAACAGATAGCGTTAGTAATACAGGTGCTAGAAACGAAGATGAATTTAAATCTAAGGACGGATTAAATGTTTATAAGGCTTATATCGGTAAAAGGGTTTTTCATAGGATATCGAAATTTTCCGGTAAAGTAACTGCCTGTGACGGTAAATATATATTTGTATTGGCTGAAGATGGAGATAAACAAGGGGAGATAATAAAGTATGCTTTATCAAACTGCATAAAAGACAATCTTCTAAAAATAATCGATCAAAAAGTTGGCTAG